In a single window of the Pseudohongiella acticola genome:
- a CDS encoding efflux RND transporter periplasmic adaptor subunit has translation MKLHCRWKQLLAALLMFMSLSLHSSELLAAEAEEEHEEEEQGHAESVIIDSAMAQQAGITTAAAGAGVIRNAITVYGRTVVDPRGISHIRARFPGLVVSIEPGIGDLVAAGDAIAGIESSESLNDYVIRAPIDGIVISRNANPGETTGDEPLLTLANYDHLWAELAVFPLDAARINVGQEVILRTTAQAFRSSIAHILPGTSESPAVVARVPLDNRDGLWSPGLLVQADVVIGQADVALAVDNRAIQTFENALVVFVQEGDIYEPRPVQIGRQDDALTEILSGLEPGDQYVVENSYLIKADLEKSSVEDDD, from the coding sequence ATGAAACTGCATTGCCGATGGAAGCAGCTACTCGCTGCGCTTTTAATGTTTATGTCACTCTCTTTACACTCATCTGAATTGCTGGCTGCTGAAGCAGAAGAGGAGCATGAAGAAGAGGAGCAAGGGCATGCCGAGAGCGTGATTATTGATTCCGCCATGGCACAACAGGCTGGCATTACGACGGCAGCCGCCGGTGCAGGGGTCATACGGAACGCCATCACAGTGTATGGAAGGACTGTCGTCGACCCTCGGGGTATCAGTCACATCCGCGCCCGCTTTCCTGGCCTAGTCGTCAGTATTGAGCCCGGCATCGGTGACTTGGTCGCGGCTGGCGATGCCATCGCGGGAATCGAGTCCAGTGAGAGTCTGAATGATTACGTTATACGGGCGCCGATAGATGGAATCGTGATTTCCCGCAACGCGAATCCGGGGGAGACAACGGGCGACGAACCGCTGCTGACCCTCGCTAATTATGATCACCTATGGGCAGAACTGGCAGTCTTTCCGCTCGATGCGGCACGTATCAACGTGGGACAGGAAGTCATTCTGCGAACGACCGCGCAAGCGTTTCGCAGCAGCATAGCTCACATTTTACCGGGCACCAGCGAATCGCCGGCGGTCGTCGCCCGGGTGCCGTTGGATAACCGTGACGGGCTATGGAGTCCAGGCCTGCTCGTGCAGGCGGACGTAGTTATCGGTCAAGCAGACGTCGCGCTTGCCGTCGACAATCGCGCCATTCAGACGTTCGAAAATGCCCTGGTGGTCTTCGTTCAGGAGGGTGATATTTATGAACCCCGACCGGTGCAAATAGGGCGCCAGGACGATGCGCTCACGGAAATTCTAAGCGGCCTCGAGCCCGGCGATCAATATGTTGTAGAGAACAGCTATCTCATCAAAGCCGACCTGGAAAAATCCAGCGTCGAAGACGACGACTGA
- a CDS encoding transposase, protein MLIIGKKLSPYALLSISGLLAASDQAVKWLVQQSMAYGEYVSVTPFFNWVHLWNTGAAFSLFANGGGWQRYFFIGIAVVVSIFLIKLILENRQKGEERTLLDLLATRRQDVLTSYPMKLKDRQKVEIVSMNKWSPFYDIWDATTRLQAEAAVDEGIATTPKGQKEVSSDLIRPVGNWREEFTAYFDTDMPVTNAYTESINRLAKDKNREGRGYSFEVMRARMLYTTKHKKKAPTAKISPFYKKTIGYGLQDFAKELNYGVDLSTI, encoded by the coding sequence ATGCTCATTATTGGCAAAAAGCTCTCGCCGTATGCCCTGTTGTCCATATCGGGCCTGCTGGCAGCGTCTGATCAGGCTGTAAAGTGGCTGGTGCAGCAATCAATGGCCTATGGCGAGTATGTTTCGGTGACCCCGTTCTTTAACTGGGTGCACCTATGGAACACCGGTGCCGCATTCAGTCTTTTTGCGAATGGTGGAGGCTGGCAGCGCTACTTTTTTATCGGAATCGCGGTAGTGGTCTCAATTTTTCTGATCAAGCTGATCCTTGAAAATCGTCAAAAAGGCGAGGAACGAACCCTGCTCGACCTGTTGGCCACCCGCCGCCAGGACGTGTTGACCAGCTACCCAATGAAGCTGAAAGACCGACAAAAGGTCGAGATCGTCAGCATGAACAAATGGAGCCCCTTCTACGACATCTGGGATGCCACCACACGGCTCCAGGCAGAAGCCGCCGTGGACGAGGGGATAGCCACCACCCCGAAGGGCCAAAAGGAAGTCTCGAGCGATCTGATCAGGCCAGTCGGAAACTGGCGCGAAGAGTTCACGGCCTACTTCGACACGGACATGCCCGTCACCAACGCTTACACGGAGTCCATCAACCGACTGGCCAAGGACAAGAACCGTGAAGGGCGCGGATACTCCTTCGAGGTGATGCGGGCACGAATGCTCTACACCACGAAGCACAAGAAAAAGGCACCGACTGCGAAGATCTCTCCTTTCTACAAGAAAACCATCGGTTACGGACTGCAGGACTTCGCAAAGGAGCTCAACTACGGGGTCGATCTATCAACCATCTGA
- a CDS encoding cation transporter, producing MSKNCGRPCGDDVTPAADTDIQASSEASGKWVSVYAVPKMDCPSEERMIRLALNGFEEVRALSFDLSNRRLKVVHDGEVEPVTSKLKTLGLGASLQETVAANPETIKADEFSAASAKQESWTLRWLLGINALLFVVEMTAGLIAQSTGLIGESLDNFADAAVYGLALYAVGHSVKMQVRAAHLAGVLQLILAVGVLVEVVRRFVFGSEPESLVMMAIAFVALIANTSCLLLISKHREGGAHMKASWIFSANDVVINLGVITAGALVAWTGSNYPDLIIGTIAGGIVLNGARRILALKG from the coding sequence ATGAGCAAAAACTGCGGACGCCCCTGTGGCGACGATGTAACGCCTGCGGCGGATACTGATATTCAGGCCTCCTCCGAAGCGTCGGGGAAATGGGTCAGCGTTTACGCCGTGCCGAAGATGGACTGTCCATCAGAAGAGCGAATGATTCGCCTGGCCCTGAACGGCTTTGAGGAGGTTCGGGCGCTGTCCTTCGACTTGTCGAACCGCCGGCTGAAGGTCGTGCATGACGGCGAAGTCGAGCCCGTCACCTCGAAACTGAAGACCTTGGGGCTAGGAGCCTCGCTTCAGGAAACCGTCGCTGCAAATCCGGAGACCATCAAGGCTGACGAGTTCTCGGCAGCTTCTGCTAAGCAAGAATCCTGGACCCTGCGCTGGTTGCTCGGCATCAATGCACTTCTGTTCGTGGTGGAAATGACTGCCGGTCTGATCGCCCAGTCCACCGGCCTGATTGGAGAATCCCTGGACAATTTTGCCGATGCGGCGGTGTACGGGCTTGCCCTTTATGCGGTTGGACATAGCGTGAAAATGCAGGTACGTGCCGCGCATCTTGCTGGTGTACTGCAACTGATCTTGGCTGTGGGCGTGCTCGTAGAGGTGGTGAGACGCTTTGTATTCGGTAGTGAGCCTGAATCGCTGGTGATGATGGCTATCGCATTCGTCGCATTGATTGCCAATACCAGTTGTCTGCTGCTCATATCCAAACATCGGGAAGGCGGGGCGCACATGAAGGCAAGCTGGATATTCTCGGCCAACGACGTGGTGATCAACCTGGGGGTCATCACCGCCGGCGCCCTGGTCGCGTGGACCGGTTCCAATTATCCGGATCTGATTATCGGCACCATCGCGGGGGGCATTGTACTTAACGGTGCCAGACGCATTTTGGCGTTGAAGGGTTAA
- a CDS encoding DUF2933 domain-containing protein produces the protein MGDHDKQHKSTMNNWLLWSVVIAVGAVVGFLFLGERQFPASTMFLILLFFLCPAIMFFMMRGMTENSGDDDGESGG, from the coding sequence ATGGGTGATCACGATAAGCAACACAAGAGCACTATGAACAACTGGCTATTATGGTCTGTGGTAATCGCAGTCGGAGCAGTTGTGGGGTTTTTATTTTTGGGGGAGCGCCAATTTCCCGCCAGCACAATGTTTCTCATTCTGCTGTTTTTCCTCTGCCCTGCGATAATGTTCTTTATGATGCGTGGGATGACGGAGAACTCCGGAGACGACGACGGGGAGTCGGGTGGGTAA
- the cadR gene encoding Cd(II)/Pb(II)-responsive transcriptional regulator produces MRIGQLAQLVGVETQTIRFYEQQGLLSPPDRQDNRYRVYTEKHGEELAFIRRCRILGLSLAEIHELQSYQDDPHQPCTAVNALLDDHISRVRSQIAAVQALEKQLVSLRASCNDNREVEACGVLAGISEGNMHQQ; encoded by the coding sequence ATGCGTATTGGTCAGTTGGCGCAGTTGGTAGGGGTCGAAACACAGACGATCCGCTTCTATGAACAGCAGGGCTTGTTGTCGCCGCCTGATCGGCAAGACAACCGTTACCGTGTCTATACCGAGAAGCATGGTGAGGAGCTGGCCTTCATCCGTCGCTGCAGAATCCTGGGCCTGTCACTGGCTGAGATTCACGAACTACAGAGCTATCAGGACGATCCTCATCAGCCTTGTACCGCCGTCAATGCCTTGCTCGATGATCACATCTCTCGTGTGCGGTCGCAGATAGCCGCTGTGCAAGCGCTTGAGAAACAACTCGTTTCACTGAGAGCGAGTTGCAACGATAACCGGGAAGTTGAGGCGTGTGGGGTTCTTGCTGGAATTAGCGAAGGAAACATGCACCAGCAGTAG
- a CDS encoding TolC family protein gives MNFFYKASAIELATWLAIRSRPLLISIALIFSHGALTATTDGTLTLESAVKRTLAQNPQLQAFDFRDEALQGQLETASLNPPLEVGADIENIGGTGDFRGIDGAELTVSLSSVLELGDKRVARVASIGARRGQLDAERQVEALDLLGEVTRRYIDTLAAQERLALALDAESLARQTLQIVQDRAAVGATPDAEVLRARAALSQAELLVSAEQNQLLYAQVALAAMWGETNPNFASVTGDLYQIEQTVGFEDLFARVQQNPFIQVFASEKRLREAELRLASTQSAADLRWSVGARRLQETGDVGLVAGFSIPLFSAERNQGAIRSAMAARDEVEIRREAVLVRMHTQLFNAFQNRQQALTTIDTLQSRTIPLLTEALSGIRAAYESGRYSYLEWMTASQELIGARETLIDAAAAALRYGADVEQLTAEPLLSPLAEHTN, from the coding sequence ATGAATTTCTTTTATAAGGCGTCGGCTATCGAGTTGGCGACATGGCTCGCTATCCGGTCGCGGCCACTCCTCATTAGCATTGCTTTAATATTTAGCCACGGAGCGCTTACCGCCACGACTGATGGCACACTCACTCTTGAATCAGCCGTAAAGCGTACTCTAGCCCAGAATCCTCAGTTGCAGGCCTTCGACTTCCGCGATGAGGCGCTTCAGGGACAGCTTGAAACCGCATCTCTCAACCCGCCGCTCGAAGTTGGTGCCGATATCGAGAACATCGGTGGCACTGGCGATTTCAGAGGCATTGATGGTGCCGAGCTGACGGTTTCTCTTTCCTCCGTGCTTGAGCTTGGCGATAAGCGTGTAGCGAGAGTTGCCTCCATCGGCGCCAGACGGGGCCAGTTGGACGCAGAACGTCAGGTTGAGGCGCTGGATCTGTTGGGCGAGGTTACACGTCGATACATCGACACGCTGGCGGCACAGGAACGACTTGCATTGGCGCTGGATGCAGAAAGCCTCGCTCGCCAAACACTGCAGATTGTGCAGGATCGCGCAGCGGTCGGAGCCACGCCCGATGCGGAGGTTCTACGGGCTCGAGCCGCGCTGTCACAGGCCGAACTCCTTGTGTCTGCCGAGCAGAATCAGCTTCTCTATGCTCAGGTTGCTTTGGCAGCCATGTGGGGTGAAACAAATCCCAACTTTGCGTCCGTGACCGGAGATCTTTATCAGATCGAGCAAACGGTGGGCTTTGAGGACCTCTTTGCGCGAGTCCAGCAGAACCCGTTCATTCAGGTATTTGCCAGTGAAAAGCGCCTGCGCGAGGCGGAGCTACGTCTCGCCAGCACGCAGTCAGCGGCTGATCTGCGTTGGTCTGTGGGTGCCAGACGGCTTCAGGAGACTGGCGACGTCGGCCTGGTTGCAGGCTTCAGCATTCCGCTGTTTAGTGCAGAGCGCAATCAGGGTGCCATACGTTCGGCGATGGCAGCGCGCGATGAGGTAGAGATACGACGCGAAGCTGTATTGGTCAGGATGCATACTCAGCTCTTCAATGCCTTCCAGAACCGGCAGCAGGCACTCACCACCATTGATACACTACAAAGCCGCACGATTCCCTTGCTGACAGAGGCGCTGTCTGGGATACGAGCCGCCTATGAGAGCGGGCGATATAGCTACCTGGAGTGGATGACTGCCAGCCAGGAACTCATTGGCGCGCGCGAGACCCTTATCGATGCAGCGGCCGCCGCTTTGCGCTATGGCGCGGACGTCGAGCAATTAACGGCTGAGCCTTTACTTTCTCCTCTTGCTGAGCATACCAACTAA
- a CDS encoding efflux RND transporter permease subunit: protein MISSILRLSIERRWLMLSLVLVLIGAGIWSFQQLPIDAVPDITNVQVQINTNAPGYSPLESEQRITYPVETALAGLPNLEYTRSISRYGLSQVTAVFEEGTDLYFARNLVNARLGTIKSTLPPGLEPEMGPIATGLGEIFMYTISALPGAVQANGEPYDPTALREIQDWIIKPQLALVNGVTEVNSIGGYNKQYHVTPWPEKLLAFDLGMEDIAAALRTNNDNRGAGYVERNGQQLLIRSPGQLKTIADIEQVVIANRAGAPVQIRDIAEVAIGRQLRTGAATLNGQETVLGTAMMLMGENPRTVARAVAERLEIVQQSLPDGIVAEAVYNRTTLVDKAIATVEKNLLEGALLVIVVLFLLLGNMRAALITAAVIPLAMLATLTGMVRTGVSANLMSLGALDFGLIVDGAVIIVENCIRRLSLAQPASGARLPLRERLDIVFSATNEVIRPSLFGVFIITIVYIPLFTLTGVEGKMFQPMAATVVMALLSALVLSVTVVPAAIAVFMGGRIREKESPVVTGAKVLYKPLLVGALKLRWLVVVCATILVAVSAWLATTLGSEFVPQLNEGDFAVQALRTTGTGLDQSVAMQEMLETRIAEFPQVDRVFARIGTPEVATDPMPPSIADTFVILKPTEEWPDPDQTKEELLVEIQEALEQLPGNNYEFTQPIEMRFNELISGVRADLAIKIFGDDLDQLLTSAQSILEVVTTISGAADARVEQVTGLPMLSIHPKRMAIARYDLNVSDVQDYVSMAMGGESAGVIFEGDRRFELVVRLPEALRNDINSMGELPVPLPGGGYVPLAELAILEIAPAPNQISRESGKRSIVVSANVRDRDLGSFVAEVEQQVLEQVDLPAGYWLEYGGSFEQLESASQRLLIIVPLTLLMVLGLLVMALGSFRDALIIFTGVPLALTGGVLALWLRDMPLSISAGVGFIALSGVAVLNGLVMLTFIRDLVEEKGDLIASIIEGALIRLRPVLMTALVASLGFVPMALNTGIGAEVQRPLATVVIGGIISSTLLTLLVLPALYRIVHGRKNALAAN from the coding sequence ATGATTTCTTCAATATTACGCCTCTCAATTGAGCGGCGTTGGCTTATGTTGTCTCTTGTCCTAGTTCTGATCGGAGCGGGAATCTGGAGCTTCCAGCAACTTCCAATTGATGCCGTTCCCGACATTACAAATGTCCAGGTACAGATCAATACCAATGCTCCTGGCTACTCGCCACTGGAGTCGGAGCAACGGATCACCTATCCCGTGGAAACGGCCTTGGCGGGCTTGCCCAATCTGGAGTACACGCGCTCGATTTCGCGTTATGGCCTTTCTCAGGTTACGGCTGTCTTCGAGGAAGGCACAGACCTGTACTTCGCCCGCAATTTGGTCAATGCACGGCTGGGCACGATTAAGAGCACGCTGCCACCAGGACTTGAGCCTGAAATGGGTCCAATTGCCACGGGGCTCGGCGAAATCTTTATGTACACAATATCAGCATTGCCCGGCGCAGTTCAGGCGAATGGCGAACCCTACGACCCGACAGCACTGCGCGAAATTCAGGACTGGATCATCAAGCCCCAGTTAGCGCTCGTTAATGGGGTTACGGAGGTCAATAGCATTGGAGGCTACAACAAACAATACCACGTGACACCTTGGCCAGAAAAACTGCTGGCCTTTGATCTGGGCATGGAAGATATTGCTGCAGCGCTTCGCACGAACAATGACAATCGTGGAGCCGGATACGTCGAGCGCAATGGTCAGCAGTTGCTGATTCGTTCGCCAGGGCAGTTGAAAACAATTGCGGATATCGAGCAGGTGGTCATTGCTAACCGCGCCGGAGCGCCGGTTCAGATCCGTGACATTGCCGAAGTTGCAATTGGCCGCCAGCTACGCACGGGAGCAGCAACCCTGAATGGTCAGGAAACCGTGCTGGGGACGGCAATGATGCTGATGGGCGAAAACCCCCGGACTGTTGCACGCGCCGTTGCAGAACGCCTAGAAATTGTTCAGCAGTCTCTACCCGATGGAATTGTCGCCGAAGCGGTCTACAACCGGACCACCCTGGTGGACAAGGCCATTGCCACTGTTGAGAAAAATCTGCTCGAAGGTGCGCTGCTGGTTATTGTGGTGCTGTTCCTGTTGCTTGGCAATATGCGGGCCGCACTGATCACGGCGGCTGTGATACCCCTGGCCATGCTGGCCACACTGACCGGGATGGTGCGCACCGGCGTTTCCGCCAATCTCATGAGCCTTGGCGCACTGGACTTTGGGCTGATTGTGGATGGTGCCGTGATTATTGTAGAGAATTGCATCAGGCGCCTTTCATTGGCTCAGCCAGCCTCAGGAGCAAGGTTGCCGTTGCGCGAACGACTGGACATCGTTTTTTCAGCCACGAACGAAGTCATCCGCCCCAGCCTGTTTGGTGTATTCATTATTACCATCGTATACATTCCGTTGTTCACGCTGACAGGAGTGGAGGGAAAGATGTTCCAACCGATGGCAGCGACGGTCGTGATGGCATTGCTGTCCGCGCTGGTTCTGTCTGTCACGGTCGTGCCTGCTGCGATCGCGGTCTTCATGGGAGGCAGAATTCGCGAGAAGGAGAGCCCGGTTGTCACGGGAGCAAAGGTACTCTACAAGCCCCTGCTCGTCGGAGCCTTGAAATTGCGTTGGCTGGTTGTCGTCTGTGCAACGATTCTGGTTGCCGTGTCAGCGTGGCTTGCCACGACGCTCGGTTCAGAGTTCGTTCCTCAGCTGAACGAGGGGGATTTCGCCGTGCAGGCATTGCGCACAACCGGCACCGGACTCGATCAATCCGTTGCCATGCAGGAAATGCTTGAGACCCGTATAGCAGAATTTCCTCAGGTTGATAGAGTTTTCGCGCGAATCGGCACCCCGGAAGTCGCGACCGACCCAATGCCGCCCAGCATCGCAGACACCTTCGTGATTCTCAAGCCCACGGAGGAATGGCCTGATCCGGATCAAACCAAAGAAGAGTTGCTTGTCGAAATCCAAGAGGCGCTAGAACAATTGCCGGGCAACAACTACGAGTTCACTCAACCCATCGAGATGCGGTTTAACGAACTGATTTCCGGCGTGCGTGCGGACCTCGCTATCAAGATCTTTGGTGACGATCTGGATCAGCTGTTGACCTCGGCCCAAAGCATCCTGGAGGTTGTCACGACAATCTCCGGCGCGGCTGATGCCCGGGTTGAGCAGGTGACCGGGTTACCCATGCTGTCGATCCACCCCAAACGCATGGCAATCGCCCGCTATGACCTGAATGTATCCGATGTGCAGGATTATGTCTCCATGGCGATGGGAGGTGAGTCGGCTGGCGTGATCTTTGAAGGGGATCGCCGGTTCGAGTTGGTAGTGCGTCTGCCCGAGGCCTTGCGCAATGACATCAACAGCATGGGCGAGCTGCCGGTGCCACTGCCAGGCGGTGGCTATGTTCCCTTGGCAGAGCTTGCCATACTGGAGATCGCACCGGCACCCAACCAGATCAGCCGCGAGAGCGGCAAGCGCAGCATCGTCGTCAGTGCGAATGTACGGGACCGCGATCTAGGCTCATTCGTGGCGGAAGTCGAACAGCAGGTACTGGAACAGGTCGACCTGCCGGCGGGATACTGGCTGGAGTATGGAGGATCCTTCGAGCAGCTGGAGTCCGCGAGCCAGAGGTTGTTAATAATCGTCCCACTGACGCTGCTCATGGTCCTGGGTCTGCTGGTGATGGCATTGGGATCTTTCAGGGATGCATTGATCATCTTCACCGGTGTTCCCCTGGCCTTGACTGGCGGTGTGCTGGCGTTGTGGCTACGGGACATGCCGCTGTCTATTTCAGCAGGGGTCGGATTCATTGCCCTGTCCGGCGTCGCGGTGCTTAACGGTCTGGTGATGCTGACGTTCATCCGTGATCTGGTTGAGGAAAAGGGCGACCTGATCGCATCCATCATCGAAGGAGCGTTGATACGGCTGCGCCCGGTACTGATGACGGCACTCGTTGCCAGCCTCGGCTTTGTGCCGATGGCACTGAACACTGGCATCGGCGCTGAAGTACAGCGGCCATTGGCAACGGTTGTCATTGGAGGGATAATTTCCTCGACACTATTGACCTTGCTGGTGTTGCCGGCGTTATATCGGATTGTTCATGGACGTAAAAACGCATTAGCCGCTAACTGA
- a CDS encoding copper-binding protein encodes MKKLCLFTAMGLLGIGSAVSGTLQAQAHLSVMPDKETLSSETRRGMMLAQAAPQEMSMPMTDNDTESGEPVKGRGTVVGMEKENRKVTLAHEAIAQWQWPPMTMTFDVAEDVDMSQLQEGSEVEFMAVRPEAGGQVVVEIGPVNTLGVYKNPSCGCCAGWLEHMDKHGFSTEVHHPQDLNAKKTSLGIKPVHQSCHTTVSAEGYVFEGHVPAKYVEQFLTQKPAGALGLAVPGMPLGSPGMEAGGKFTPYDILLLKKDGSSEIYASVKFLADQF; translated from the coding sequence ATGAAAAAGCTTTGTTTATTTACGGCCATGGGATTACTCGGTATCGGCTCTGCTGTGTCTGGCACTCTACAGGCGCAGGCGCACCTGTCGGTCATGCCGGACAAAGAGACTCTCTCGTCGGAGACTCGCCGCGGAATGATGCTCGCACAGGCGGCGCCTCAAGAGATGTCGATGCCCATGACAGACAATGACACCGAGAGCGGGGAGCCGGTCAAAGGCCGAGGAACTGTCGTCGGTATGGAGAAGGAAAACCGAAAAGTGACGCTAGCTCATGAGGCCATTGCGCAGTGGCAATGGCCGCCGATGACCATGACGTTCGATGTGGCCGAGGACGTGGACATGTCACAACTACAGGAGGGATCGGAAGTTGAATTTATGGCTGTTCGCCCGGAAGCAGGGGGGCAGGTGGTCGTTGAGATCGGGCCCGTCAATACGCTCGGGGTCTACAAGAATCCATCCTGTGGCTGTTGCGCGGGCTGGTTGGAGCACATGGACAAGCATGGCTTCAGCACCGAAGTTCATCATCCGCAGGATCTCAATGCCAAAAAGACGAGTCTGGGCATCAAGCCCGTCCACCAGTCCTGCCACACCACCGTCTCAGCAGAAGGTTACGTCTTTGAAGGCCATGTGCCGGCGAAATATGTTGAGCAGTTCCTGACGCAGAAACCAGCCGGGGCGCTTGGACTGGCAGTACCCGGCATGCCGTTGGGCAGTCCGGGCATGGAGGCGGGCGGTAAATTCACGCCTTACGATATTTTGCTGCTAAAAAAGGATGGTTCCAGTGAGATTTATGCGAGCGTGAAATTTCTGGCAGATCAATTTTAA